gtttttcaggctgtcaattgattaaattctatgatcgtatctagggttgtctattgattagggaaataaccaacggtcgtaccttggttatcgactagttaaggagagattggctattagagggtctcagtagctataaccggtctattcatgagtaataataatctatatttgaatcaatgatcagtagtcgaatcaagctgagttaattccttcaaccagagctttctctaatttgaattacaactttaatttgcattcttgttattttaatttgatttttattattgtcaacaattcccccattttacgttttacgtttcaaaaggatttaattaattaccgatctctgtggacacgaccctgctcaatcactatacacaatttatttagagtaggaatttatttttgttggcttcgacacccatcaaCAACCACCCAAACACTATCATGTCCTTTCTGAGTACGTGGAAGTCCTGCTACAAAATCCATGGTGATGTGCTCCCACTTCCACTCAGGAATAGGAAGCGGGTGAGAACACCCTGCAGGCCTCTGGTGTTCAGCCTTAATCTGCTGACAGACTAAATATCGAGAAACAAATTCTGCTATCTCTCTCTTCATACCCTGCCTCCAGTAATGATCCATTAGGGTGCGATACATCTTCGTACTACCAGGATGCATCGCATATGCTGAACAATGAGCTTATTCCATAATCTCTTCTTTCGGATCTTTAATATCATGTACACAGAGTCTATTACCCATGACTAAGACTCCATTGCCTCTCACCGTAAAATCGGTTCGTAAACATTTTTGCACATCCTCTTTCAACTGCATTAACTGTGGGTCCTGAGCTTGCATCTGGTGAACTTTGTGAATCAAAGTCGGCCTAACTCGAAAATTAGCTATCAAAGCTCCACAATCGTCACCGTTCAACTCGACTCCCAAAGATCTCAACTCGATCAACAGAGGCATCTATTTCACTCGCAAGTGAGCTATAGAGTTGGAAGACTTCCTACTGAGTGCATCAACTAGAAAAAACATACCTCTTTGAGATACTGCAAATTGGCTTTAAGTTCAATACTGTTGATGGTCAAGTTGGGACAGTAATGAAGTTGTAACTCTTCCAATGCTGTCCAAATTgaacaataattttcttaacagAAGCTGACGAGTTCTGGGAGACTTCGAAGTGTTAATTCTCTTAACAAAGGGAGGGCGAGCATCGTATTTCCATCTCTGACACTTATTTCCCCTTCATTGTGATCAAACTTTGCTTCGACAATACATTCCAGCCTGTCGCAATAAGTCACACTGAGACTTTTAAGCTGCTCCAAACTTCGAGCTTGTGACAACGTGAAGATATATGTCAAATTATGGCAGCCATACACACTCAATTCTGTAAGAGTTTGGAGGCTGATCACATGTTGGGCAGGCGCCTTCCACATCCACTTTGCTAATCTTGAGAGCACCTCATGATTCCCACTCTTTCAATGCGGCGACTGAGAGGCGTCCGCATTGCATTCTAAATCTTCACAATAGTTGACAAATAGATGAGTCAACTCATTTAAGCCCCCTTCATCTATGCTTGGAACAATATTATGGAGACCTATTATCCTtttcaaattaagaaatttcagattttgacACAATGTCGAAAAAATACTGAGCGAGGCCGCTTCACAATAGTTAATCATTAAGCACCTGCTCCGTCCAAAaaattcatcttcttttttcgttccaacttcaagtttgttaCAGTTACTGACGAAGTACATTTGCAATTTTGGAAATGTAAAGTCTTTTGAAAGACGTacaattttttgttcaatatgtAAAGTCTTTCCATCATCATCTTGGATTTCATCATCGTCGGGTTGGGAGTTCAACTCAGCAGCCCTAGCGTAACTTTCTTCTGAACTCATCCCTTCAGCCTCCCAATCTTTTATCCAACCataaaattcttctaattgaggaaatttttttatcgtAATAGGAGAAATAGAACCAGAATCAATGAATAGAAGAAGTTTCAATCTACTAAGTTGATCCTCAAATTCTTCAGGAACTTCAATGGGAGACCCATTGACACAAACAATTTGAAGTCTCTTCAACTTTCCAAGGAAAGACGCGTCACTCACTTTACATCGAATCAACTGCAGAACTTGGAGGTTGGTGAGGAATTAAAGCGATTTAAGTGAAAGAACTCCACCTATTATAGTAATAACTTTTAATGCTGGCATCTTTTCGAAAAAATATTCTGGAACTTGCAATCGGTCGCCATATTTAGCATTCTCCAATCGCAAAATATGAAGGTTAGGGCATACCAAACCACTTGGAagctcttttttttcatttcccaTCAAAAAGATTCCTTTGTATTTTTCCACTGCCTGTTCCGCCAATCCAATGCCAACtttactagtaaaatattttttctccaTTGAGCCTATCCATAAGGCTACATCACGAACAATGTCATGCGTTTTCACAAATCTGTCATTACCAGCATCTAATAGCAGTGAAGAAGCTTTGAGCTCTTTAATCGTTCCACTCAATAGGCTCCTGACTTTTTCAATTGACTCAGCTCGATACCATCTCAACCCCACTGCATATCCAACCAAATCATCCAAATCTATCTCATAATCCTCTGGAAACAAAGAACACAACAAGAAGCACGACCTGGAATCCTCATCATTCAAATAATCGCAACTAAATTTGAGACAACGGTAAACGTCTTGGTCCTCATTGCCGATACATTCTATTGTATTGAGTTTTGCATCTTGTAGTTTATCTAGAGCGAGATTCCACTCATCAAATCCTTTACCTTTTAGTGCACTTCCAACAGCTTTAATTGCTAAAGGCAGCCCCTTACATTCATCAGCAACTCGTTCCGAAACACCAATCAAGGTTGAATTAGAAACAACAATGCCAGCATGCTCTCTTAGTAAAGCCAATCCTTCTTCTTGCTTTAGAACACCTAGTTGAATCTGCGGGTCACAACGCATGCGATCACAAACTGGCTGCAGGCGAGTGGTTAGAAGGATTTTGTAACAATTGTCTCCATCACCAACAGGAATACCTATTGTCTTCAAGTCGAGTTCATTCCAGACATCGTCAAGTATTATGAGTATCTTGCTGCTTTTACTCTCAGAAAACATCAAGCGCAATCGGTCTGCTCTCTCTTTTTCATGTTTCTCATTTAGTGCCCAGCCTAACGACTTTGCCAGCTCACCTTGAACCTTTATTATATCTGGATCCTGAGACACAGTGGCTATCCCCACCTCATCAAAAATCTTTTCTTGTCGAAGTTGATTGCCCACAAAGTTTGCCAAAGTTGTCTTTCCGACACCACTGATACCATACAATCCCACTATCGTCGTGCTATCTCTTTTTAGTGCTTCAATAATCTGATTCCAAGTCGATTATGTAGTCCCGAAAGACATAAAATGTCTTGGCATATGCAATTCTCTATCTGATGGTAGAGGTTTAGGAAGGGCAACTGAGCTGAATTTGCCGCATTTCTTTTGTAGATCAGACAACTCGCTAGTCTTCTTTGATGCTTTTCTACCTAGCCAACATCGCCAACCCCAATTAGGACACCATCCATTAAGACAGCTCTTCTTTTCATC
This window of the Citrus sinensis cultivar Valencia sweet orange chromosome 8, DVS_A1.0, whole genome shotgun sequence genome carries:
- the LOC127899257 gene encoding disease resistance protein At4g27190-like, with amino-acid sequence MEISSSVASKLGELLVEATINQARYLLCFNSIINELKDKETNLKEAKGGINEKIEQERQIHRAIVIEKDVEKWLKDVDKEMADVRNLKAKIDEKKSCLNGWCPNWGWRCWLGRKASKKTSELSDLQKKCGKFSSIIEALKRDSTTIVGLYGISGVGKTTLANFVGNQLRQEKIFDEVGIATVSQDPDIIKVQGELAKSLGWALNEKHEKERADRLRLMFSESKSSKILIILDDVWNELDLKTIGIPVGDGDNCYKILLTTRLQPVCDRMRCDPQIQLGVLKQEEGLALLREHAGIVVSNSTLIGVSERVADECKGLPLAIKAVGSALKGKGFDEWNLALDKLQDAKLNTIECIGNEDQDVYRCLKFSCDYLNDEDSRSCFLLCSLFPEDYEIDLDDLVGYAVGLRWYRAESIEKVRSLLSGTIKELKASSLLLDAGNDRFVKTHDIVRDVALWIGSMEKKYFTSKVGIGLAEQAVEKYKGIFLMGNEKKELPSGLLIRCKVSDASFLGKLKRLQIVCVNGSPIEVPEEFEDQLSRLKLLLFIDSGSISPITIKKFPQLEEFYGWIKDWEAEGMSSEESYARAAELNSQPDDDEIQDDDGKTLHIEQKIVRLSKDFTFPKLQMYFVSNCNKLEVGTKKEDEFFGRSRLECIVEAKFDHNEGEISVRDGNTMLALPLLRELTLRTLEELQLHYCPNLTINSIELKANLQYLKEMPLLIELRSLGVELNGDDCGALIANFRVRPTLIHKVHQMQAQDPQLMQLKEDVQKCLRTDFTVRGNGVLVMGNRLCVHDIKDPKEEIME